From Solanum stenotomum isolate F172 chromosome 2, ASM1918654v1, whole genome shotgun sequence:
AACTCCATTCCAACGCAAGCactcttatatatatttatcgtTGAACACAAGTTACAGCTAGAATACACACAACAAAGTAAGAACGCACTAACTAAGGAGAGAATAACATAGAAGAGGGTAACTAGAAGGGGATGAGATACTAAAATACAGAAAGGGGATGAGAGATAACTGACAGCCAAAACTTCGACATAAAATTCTTTCTAATCCCTAGACCTTTTTAATAATAACTTACTGAACTTGAATCCCAAATAAGACCATCCAATATTTTACTCGACCCAATGATATCAACTTGACCCGTATACCCTTACAGGTTCACAACAAGTGATATGCTTGAAAACAAGTTTGCTTCATGTTTTTACCATTGATTTTTGTATATACCTTATATTTCTTTTGCTATGATTAGTGTTCCAGAGCTTTATAATGAGGCTTGAATTTAACTTCATAGTAGCTCAATATATCTACTAGTTTTGTTCGTCTTTATATGGACATGACATTTGCACTTACCTAATGCTTCATATAGCAGTGAAGACATAATTAATATAACAAACCTGAAATGCTAGTAAGTTGGAGAAGCTTGATACGCAGATGGAGGGTTTTGTACTAGTAATTAACTTTAATCATACTAAATTGGAGAGAAATACAGTAGAGGAGTAGAAGTACAACAACAGTGAAATCcgaataataattaattaatggtcATAGGTGCGGCACTCGTCGGCGTCAGGGTTATCTTGACAGTAAGGTTCAAGGGGATCTTGATTGAGCTGAAGCTTGATACGCAGATGGGCCTTAGCCTGGCTTACTTCTTCCACCTCATCCCATGCCACCTTGCACTCGTCCGACCTGGCGTCTTCACCGCACACCTTCTTAGCTTCCTTCACTTTCTTCTCTATCATTTCCGTCAGCTGTTTCTCTCTCATCTGCGTCCCCTTATACTTTGGTACTCCTGCTGATCCTGATCCTGATCCACTCATCATCACCTTTTGCACTCCTTTCCTCGTGGATCCAGTTACACTAGCAACATGGATTGGGAATTTTGATGCCTGCTTCAAGTTCAGCGCCATCACAATTAAGTTGGAAATGAGATGAAGTTTTTGGGATCAAATTTAAGGTCTGTTGATTTCTGGGGAAAAAAAAATGTGCAGATTTCTTGTGAAATTATAACAACAATGTCATATCTCTATCACAGTCAGGGCATCATTTAGTACTGCTCAACTAACATAAATCGACATCGTGGAGTATTTCTGTGTTAGGAGATAAGGTTCCATCTTCAGTTTGGGGCCCATGGGAACACTTCTTCCACCTTTGGCTAAAAGTGGACGTGCGGTCCTTCGGTTTGATTTtatcaaatttcaatttgattCTTTAGTTTTTGATTTTAGAAAAATGTGTACTATATTTCGAACTAAATTAATTCGGTTCGATTTGGTTTTTCTACTTCAATTCGATTTAATTcggtatttttaaattaatttttcgatatgaatgaaaaataaaatgaggaaaaatcaaagtataagataattaaaaatttaaaattatgttaatgaATGACGTGTCTCGTATATAACACTTATTGTGCTAACTAAagactatatttatttttgttaagaacATTGTGCCTCCAACTACTTCTCTAATAAAATAAGGACAAAGACGGATTCATTTACATAATGTACATCGATAAAAACGTGTTTGGGTTCCttttgaaaaatcatatttaaagttaattattgaattgtacATTTATTGCTACTTTGATTTGTTCATGAATGATTTAATTGTTagttgactttttatttttagttaagagaatgtatatattatttttaaaaattttaatttttttttataaaagttcGGTTCTTTGGTGCACCGAAGTTCTAAGACCCTTACACCGAGCACCAAATCAAAAAActgtacttttaaaaaaataacatcgACACCAAATCGAAGAATCGAATTAGTTTGATTCAATTCGATTTTTCCgttttttgatatttatgcCCACCCTACTTCTCACCAGGCTTTTAGGaggtgtttggattggcttgaCTTATAAGTGAAaagttaaaaatcataaatagagaATCCCAATTTTTGACTTTTgcctttcttttttctcaatccAAACACCCCCTAAATCATCTTTCTCCCTCGTTTAGACGTAAGAAGtatgatttcaaatttcaattcatcattttaaattaaatttatttttaagttaaactTTTTTCacgaacataatttttttttatataatcttACAAAATGACCattatgaatataaaaattttacacgttcaaattttttaatttttaattttttatataatcttACAAAATGAGCAAATCATAGTTTAtaaacaaaatatcaaaatattttatgacGATGTATAATCTATTGATACTTACATATCTTTGTATTTcttttacaaataaatgttTGAGATTATCTTCGTATTTcttttacaaataaatgttTGAGATTACAaatttgtattaattttataattaaccACTAGTCAATAATCGTATTAATTGATACAACCTCTtcaattttacaaaatataaatatatggagCAAATGTTAGGAAAGGacaattttatataattgaagataaatatacaaatttaataaGTATTTATTAGTTGATCAATCTAATCGTTAAGTATATTCAAAGAATCGATAAATCAGATCACTAGGCAAAtattaaaagattatttaaGAATCGCAACTTAATAAGTCAATATCAACaacattttttctaatttgttcTATCGATTAAATCAAATCTTATAGGAACCGAATTAGATCACTACTAATTCGGGCTTACTACTTGAAGAGGAAGATTACTCTTTGACACCATtagaatacatatatataatttgatgaTATCAAAGAGGAAAATTCGGTAAAAACATTactcaattatatatatatatatatatacacacactctAATGgtatcaagaagaaaaaatggtgttttagtgaaaaaaaattgCTCAATTATTGTTTGATCAGAATATATAGATAccatcaaaatgaaaaaaacttaCATGCACCGTgtatacatcaaattaatgcaaTTTCCATTATTATGTGATTTGATGAAGTAAAAcacatgttaattaattaaggttaagtaaaataaactataaatttaaacacatgaCTTACATGTATTGAATTGGTGTGTACATCCGATGATATCCtatcaaaatatatagataCCATCAAAGAATATAGATATACTTTGATGATATTATCAGTAATTCAGTGAATAGAATAAGGGACAGCCAATTAAATTGAATTGGGTCCaagttaattaaatattttacctAATAAGTCATATTTGTAGTAGCGCACTTGTTAAAAAACATTATCTTATATTCATGGTGGGACCAAAAATATTGGGAAAATCTGGAATTTAAAGGAGGGTGGTCGGTCCTAAACTCCAACGGCTATGAAAGGAAGGGTTTAGGGATTCATCAAcacaatttcaaatttgaaagaaGGCGCTCACGAAAACACCACCACAAGGAAgcaggaagaagaagaaggaatgGAGAAGGTAGGAGATTACGTATTGGATCCAGAGACAGAGTTCTTAGCGTCGAAGCAAGAGACTGGTCACGAGTGGGAACTCTTCAAGGAAAATGTCAGACCTTTGAAGAGAGGACGCAACGTTAATCTTCTCAATGATGCTCTTAAGTCTAGTACCGATTATCAACTCAAGAAATCTCTTCTTGACAAACGAAGGTTCCTCtattactttttcttcttcttcttcttcgcaTTTTCATGACATTTACTCCTGAGGTTGATCGGAAATGAAACCACTCTGGCCATTGATCATTCCATCCCACACTAGATTTTGATTCAGATGTACACGCTAGTTGTAGAATAGTAGTAGTTGCTGCATTTTCAAAATCCcttaataatttttgaattcaaCTCTTTCTGATTAGGGCGTTGATTGGAGCAATTGACCAGTACAAAGGTGAAGATCCTCTTCTGCCATGGCTCCAGTGAGTGCTCTGCTTTTGGGATGCAAATAATTTTTCAACTCTTATATCTTCTAGTAGTATTTAATGAGTCAATCTCTGTTAATGAATAAGCTGCTGAcataaattttcattaaaattgtGAAGGTGCATCAAGTGGGTGCAAGAGGCTTTCCCTCCCGGTGGGGACAGTTCTGGACTTATAGTTATTTATGAGCAATGTGTCCGCACCTTTTGGCACGATGAACGATACAAGGATGACCTCCGTTACTTGAAAGTGTGGCTGGAATATGTGCGTTTGCTTTCTCAACATCCACTCTTTTGCCCCTAAATCTTCTCATCATGCAATTTGGTACATCAGTTTTCTTATTGATGGCTCTTTGCAGGCTGAAAATTGTATGGATGCTGAAGTCATTTATAGCTTTCTGGAGGCTAACAAAATTGGACTGACGCATTCTTCATTCTACATAGCCTATGCTTTGCACATGGAATctcataataaaattaaaacagcAAACGAGATCTTCAATCGGGGGCTATCTATGTAAGTTGTGTTCCCATTGTGTTTCACCTGGCACTAGGCAAGTGAACATGGCTTGGTTCCAGAGATTATGCATATATGTTGTCTATGATGTGAGATGAATCATTCAAATGGGTTATTGAATTGCTGTCTGATATTTCCGTTTAAGTAGCTTTTGATATGTTAAGTCTAATTATGTCTATGGAAGTTGCATCAATTGTATGCTATCAAGTCTAATGATGTCTACGGAAATTGCATTAATTGTGAAATGATTGGTTCCTATATATGAGTAATATGATTATGAAGAACTCCTTATAtctttttgaattatgaaatgATTGGTTCCtatatatgaaatataaatCTAGGCATCAAAATATTGCTAGGATGTCACAGTGCAATTGAATCAGATAGTACCATGTCACACGATTATGTTAAGCATTTGTATATGCAAGACAGAGAAAAGAAATCAACATTTTCAACAACCTGGAAGTGTTTGAGATGTTATCATTGAGAAAGTTGTGCTCTGGATTTAATCATTTATTTAGCTAATATAGATATTTTAGGTATGGCAACATGGAAAATAGCCGCAGCCACTGTTGGGTTttttaaaggtgtgaatggaaaatgaagagttgcgacttttatgaagagttgtgactttaatgaagagttgcgacttttatgaagagttgtgactttgatgaaaagttgcgacttttatgaagagttgtgacttttatgaaaagttgcgacttttatgaaaagttgtgacttttatgaaaggtggtgacctttccgaaagattgtgacttttccaaaggtttgtgacctttccggtaaggcacattaagaaccttttcacactaccctttgttttctataaattgagggatttcctctcattttatgAACGaattttctgaacttcttcttctactactaaatctagtattctaagtgtactttactgccgttgagtggctccCTGACACCAgggttttgggtatcaatacactggtgattgagatcattctatcctgggaggacatattccaaatcaaacctcggatactagaggggaataatttccttaaggggacactgtgcatttagtgggcttgatcttctttctgcttttccagattctggtatgtgttacagattttagatttgtgaattaatttatgttcttttgttcttcactggttcattaaactttggtaacttcgtgtttctgtaaagtttgttggaatcagtaagattctttaaacacagattgacaacaatttttctttaaggaaaaaaaaaatatcgtatattttatctaatttgtttctgattctagtttctctactagttttaaatttctagttgtgaaaatgtttttaaaggatattgtgtcttatcaagttcttcaaagttttgttctaagtatcttgggAATACAAGACGAACAACATACACAACCTAATCATGTTAGTTTGTAACTTGTATAGCATGATTTTCTACTAAGTGCATTTCATGCCTTCAAAACAGCAAGTCTCTATGTGTTTCTAATAAAATGCTCTAGCTATCAACTGATGACATAAGAATATATTGAcatctttttttcttgttggCATTTACCTCATTCTTGAGGGACCTTTTATATTCTCTCTCTACTTGTTTTAACTTCTGATGGGATGTGAATGCTATGATACTGACCGAACTTGCTGGCAGAATAATGCTATAGCAAGGTGAAGAATTTAATATATTTGGCATGATATTATTGTGGATGCTCAATTGGTTTTAAAAATTACTTGACCCCCAATACCTTTAGGGGTAGTTTGGTTGTTGGATAtagagttatgcaggtattagttatgcaaagATTTCAACcctacataaaataatacatagattgACTCCTAACTTATACATGTTTTAGTTATGCGAGATTGTAAACCGGTAAGCAAAGCACCATACTTGATGTGCTGAGTTTTATACATAGCAACTAAAATGCTGCCAAAAATGGTACTAGTTATGCAGATTTTAATATGTGAATAATTCACTTCCTTACCAACAACTAAACGACCCCTTAGGCATTAGCTGCCTCAACAAGATTGTGTACGCTCTTTTTTCAAGCTTTCCTTAGCCACTACTGAGTCTTTTCCATTAAAGATACAGTTAATATAAGTACAAAACACTGGTTACACCAAGTAACCTTCCTCCTGCCTGTTCTCATCCATTTATATGCCTATTTACTGACACTCTCAGCtgatttatgatttaaatttcCTCGTCTCCTCCTGAGTTTTGTATACGCTCTTTTTTCAAGCTTTCCTTTGCCACTACTGAGTCTTTTCCATTAAAGATACAGTTAATACAAGTACAAAACACTGGTTACACCAAGTAACCTTCCTCCTGCTTGTTCTCATCCATTTATAAGCCTATTTACTGACACTCTCAGCTAGTTTATGATTTAAATTTCCTTCTCCTATGAATCAGGAATGCAGAACCCGAAGAGAAATTGAAAGCATCCTACAAGAAGTTTCTCAGTCGTTCAATGGGTCGCCCCAAAGCAGCAGAGGTATCAATTATTTCAGACTGATCCTCTTCTAAAGTCCATTGTCGTTTGCTTTGATTTGAATTTGCGGCGACTTTCTTGTATTTCAGGAGGAGCTAACTGAACATCAGCTTCCAATGAGAAGCTTTGGCACACTGTTGGCTAGGGGGGAAGCTCGTAAGTGCATTTCTATATCGAAGCTTCAGGGTGTCTGCTGGCTTTGGCTAACATTGTTTTTGCCTTCGCAGGAAACCAAACAACAGGAACTTCTGAATTGTCCCGGAAGAAAATGAAACTAGATAGGTAAGTGTGAGTCACTATTCTTTTCTCCCAAGTTATGTTCTTGTGTCCCTGCATTTTTTCATAGTAACACTATGCGTTAACCAAATCTAAGTCGTTATTACTTATTCTTATCATCACATGGTTAAGCTGCTATGTCAGGCAAGAGATCAGATTCTGATGAGTTAAGGTTGCAGGAAATATTTTACTTTGTGCATGCCCAGTTCTAGTAGAAACACTGGCTCATTCTTATCCATTTTGCAGAGCTCAGGGGAGCCTATTTTCCATTTACAAAGATGCAAATGCCGGAATGTCATCAACTCTTCAATCAGAAATACCAAAGCTAGAGAACACATCATGGCACTGTCTTGGTGCCCGAGCAGATAGGAACAAGGAGAATCAGGCAATCCCTTCAAAGTGGACATCTAATAAGGTCCGTTTGAGTCCAGAGAGTTCTAAATagaatatttgattttttgtcCAGACAGATAGGAACAAGAAAACtcattaacaaaaatatttcttacaGATTCCTCAAAGACACGGGCTTAGAAATCGAGGAGCTACTACCACCACTCCGTGCCTAGAGATCTTTGTGGATGAGGAATGTGCCAAGTGAGTACATAGATACAATGGTATTTTCAGTGTGAACAACAAACACATGGTTAACAGTGTGTGTACATGCATCAAGCATATATAATAACGAGGAGATTTTCAGCTATTGTAGTAGTGTTAGTTTCTAAGATTTTCAGCACAATAGCAGGGATCCTGGATTGACTTTCTTTGTTGGCCCTTCATCTTTGGCAGAGCACAGGAGAAGGACTCTGCTGCTGGTGTAAAGGCTTCTAGTCTGCAGCTTAGACGAGGAGATGACAAAGACATAAAAAAGTAAGTATCAAGTTGGTTTCATTTTGTTTCTTCACTTCAATAAAAAGAATGCACTTTTTTGACAATGCACTTGTTTGCAGGGAGACTGAGTTGCTGAGGGAGAATCCCCTGCGTTATTTTCCACCAAGCTCATTACCAAGATGATCTCACAGAAGAAAGTCATCATTGTGTGCTGGGATTTCTCATCTCAAAGTTACTCAACTTGTATCTTAAAAAGTGTATGGAGACAATTCCTCTTTGCCAAGTGCAAGAACGTTACAGATGTTCTAAATATAGTTGAGTGGATAAAAGGAGACATTGTATATTTGGTTATGGCAGGCTTGAGCCAAATCCTCCAGTATTTTGTTATTTGGATGgaatgattttatatgattgcAACAGTTATGGATGTAGTTTACAATTGTGCTTTATCATAATTAGCTCTTGGTTAAAGAGTTCTGCTTCACtttggtttttctttttcttattttttattttgttttatgtttatataaGATGATTAATTGTGTTGTTAAAAATCCTTCTTAAATCACAGCCCCATCCAACAATTTAAAAGGGTTAAGGGTGTGTACACCGTGAATTATTTCCTTCTATTGAAAGAGTAATTTACtagttaggggtcgtttggtttgaaaatgagttatgatgggataagttatgttgggataagttatgttgggattagttatgatgggataagttgtaTTGGGATTatttttggcataatacataaattggaccctaaacttgacTTCGAATGTTAAGTATGACCTCTAACTTTCaaagtgcacaagtaggcactttaactatccaattcttaaacaaaaaaacacacGAATCCAACCTGGCATGACGCGTGGTTGAGACGCAATTCAGGCGCGTCAGGGGTATTTTTCGAGGCccacaacagtaaaaaaaaagcgaaaatgacaattttacccttaatgaatcctttttaaatatatctttattttttttcaaatcaaaatcccatttttcttcttcttcttcctaattCTAGTACTCAAgctttttttctcattttgtgcaCAATTTCTGGTCGTTTTTTATGTAATggcttctcatttttttttgtcattgtgTAAAAAGAGCTATAATATGACCCTAcccttttgtattttaattttttattattattataaaatacgtgtaattttttaattacgtGGCAGCCACTGAGTGGCTCAATAAGCCACGTAGGAGCGTTTGTATATCACACAATTTGGCTGTTGGATTCgcgtgtttttttgtttaagaattggatagttaaagtgcctacttgtgcactatgaaagttagaggtcatacttaaaatttgaagtcaagtttagggtccaatttatgtattatgccattattttttattgagtgtttggtttgttgtattcaaaataataaattttaagaacaatttatttgtttacaaaaatgcccttcattaatgtaaaaagtgatataacaaaagggttgaaagagacatttttgtcatttacctattttatcccgggattactataccacccaaggagagggataacttatcccggtactaattattaatcccgggataagttatcccgaacttgccaaccaaacaacaaaataagcgatactataatttaatcccgggactatttgttattatacctcacaccaaacgagccCTTAGAGTTTATGGACTTCAAAAGCCTGCCTTTAAAACCTTGTCATTTAATCACAAATTccaaaaatctttttattttttaatttttttatatcaagGCAAATATTAATTGAACCACGGATGAAGTATATAATTTAAGAATCTTAAATAGGTACTACCTCTGTGTctaattacttatccacttttaaattgatacatctattaagaaaataattattggcatagtgaatttattattttatccctattaattatgaagtagatgaattaaaaacttaagattttcaagaagttttactttttttcaaagtaattaattggtataataggtaaaagtATTTTGTCCtatcttgatttgtcaaaatagacaaataattagggacaactaaaaaaggaaaagtggataagtaattagggacaaagggagtaatacttATTAGTTTAaggatatatattatttttttctagaaagaaaatcaatgaGGATTCCCATCAGTTGTTAATACTCCCTAATTACTTGATTGAAGGTATAACAggattttttttggttatttcttgatttatcaaaatgaataagtaattagtgataactaaaaaaaggaaaagtagatAAGTAttcatttatcattttttttaaaggtcGTGTAAACGAAAATGTggcatatttttaaatttaaatttataatatttatagaaaaggaaggaggtgtaattttcttttaatgggAAAAGGGGTGCAAATAGTAATTAGTGAGGTGAGTTGTAGCGAAGTCGAATTCTTATTGGGTGGATGACGAAGTAATAAACTCGTAATTTCGTTGAAAGTGTTTGTTGCCTTAACCTCTAAGACACCTAACGTGATTATTAAATTGGGGACATCCAGAGGTCGGGTCCCAAATAGTAAGTCGGGCCCTAGTTTCTTCGCCCCCACAATCTCCGTCGAA
This genomic window contains:
- the LOC125855012 gene encoding mitotic spindle checkpoint protein BUBR1, with translation MEKVGDYVLDPETEFLASKQETGHEWELFKENVRPLKRGRNVNLLNDALKSSTDYQLKKSLLDKRRALIGAIDQYKGEDPLLPWLQCIKWVQEAFPPGGDSSGLIVIYEQCVRTFWHDERYKDDLRYLKVWLEYAENCMDAEVIYSFLEANKIGLTHSSFYIAYALHMESHNKIKTANEIFNRGLSMNAEPEEKLKASYKKFLSRSMGRPKAAEEELTEHQLPMRSFGTLLARGEARNQTTGTSELSRKKMKLDRAQGSLFSIYKDANAGMSSTLQSEIPKLENTSWHCLGARADRNKENQAIPSKWTSNKIPQRHGLRNRGATTTTPCLEIFVDEECAKAQEKDSAAGVKASSLQLRRGDDKDIKKETELLRENPLRYFPPSSLPR
- the LOC125855179 gene encoding calvin cycle protein CP12-3, chloroplastic; the encoded protein is MALNLKQASKFPIHVASVTGSTRKGVQKVMMSGSGSGSAGVPKYKGTQMREKQLTEMIEKKVKEAKKVCGEDARSDECKVAWDEVEEVSQAKAHLRIKLQLNQDPLEPYCQDNPDADECRTYDH